In Streptosporangiales bacterium, the following proteins share a genomic window:
- a CDS encoding response regulator, with the protein MNGPAAPDTRPAVGRARALPAEVPLRIVLVDDHVMILKGLKAMLAPFGDRVLVVGEATDADSAVSVVAKEEPDVVLCDVRLRGASGLDLCRRLLERDRACRVVLLSVYDDQQYVFQALRAGASGYLLKRIDGEELVRYLQHVRDGETVIDPTLAGQAVGAVARLQKGEYWPGAERGLTHRESEVLALLVAGLSNRAIAARLTLGGETVKSHVRSLYRKLDVTDRTKAVAVALREGIFR; encoded by the coding sequence ATGAACGGACCTGCTGCACCGGACACGCGGCCCGCTGTGGGTCGTGCCCGCGCGTTGCCCGCCGAGGTGCCGTTGCGGATCGTCCTCGTCGACGACCACGTGATGATCCTCAAGGGGCTCAAGGCCATGCTCGCGCCGTTCGGCGACCGCGTGCTGGTCGTCGGCGAGGCGACGGACGCGGACTCCGCCGTGTCCGTCGTCGCGAAGGAGGAGCCCGACGTCGTGCTGTGCGACGTTCGGCTGCGGGGGGCGAGCGGCCTCGACCTGTGCCGCCGACTGCTCGAACGCGACCGCGCCTGCCGGGTGGTTCTCCTGTCGGTCTACGACGACCAGCAGTACGTGTTCCAGGCGCTGCGTGCCGGGGCGTCCGGCTACCTGCTGAAACGCATCGACGGCGAGGAGCTCGTCCGCTATCTGCAGCACGTGCGCGACGGCGAGACGGTGATCGACCCGACGCTGGCCGGGCAGGCGGTGGGCGCCGTCGCCCGACTGCAGAAGGGCGAGTACTGGCCGGGTGCGGAACGGGGGCTCACCCACCGGGAGAGCGAGGTGCTCGCCCTGCTCGTCGCCGGCCTGTCGAACCGCGCGATCGCGGCCCGGCTGACGCTGGGCGGGGAGACGGTCAAGAGCCACGTGAGGTCGCTGTACCGCAAGCTCGACGTCACCGACAGGACGAAGGCGGTGGCCGTCGCCCTGCGTGAGGGAATCTTCCGGTGA